The Kineosporiaceae bacterium DNA window ACGATCTGCGTGCTCAGGCGACAGGTGCTCAGGCGACAGGTGCTCAGGCGACAGGCTGCGGGACGGCGGGGTCGCCGTCCCGATCGGCCCGCTCCCCCTCACGCTGACGCACCGCGGCCCAGACCAGCGGCCCCAGGACCACGGCCAGGGCGATCACGAGCCCCAGGTGCATCGTGGGCAGATCCAGCAGCTTCAGACCCGAGGCCAACAGCACGACGGCCAGTGCCCGACGGATCAGCCAGCCCGGGGCGCGGGACGACAGCTGCGCGCCCAGGTAGACCCCGGGGATCGAGCCGAGCAGCAGTGAGGCGGTCAGGTCGAACTGGAAGTCCCCGAACAGCACGTGTCCCAGCGCGGCACTGGCCACCAAGGGCACCGCCTGCACCAGGTCGGTGCCGACCAGCCGGTTGGCGGTCAGGCTCGGATACAGCGCGATCAACGCGATGATGATCAACGAACCGGACCCGACCGAGGTCATGCCCACGATCAGCCCGCCGGCCGCACCGATCAGCACGGTGGGTAGCGGCCGGACGACGATCGGCACGTCCTCGGGCTCGATCACCTCCTCACCCCGCCGGGCCGCGGCCTCACGGCGCACCCGGGCGACCATGCCCGTGTAGGCCTTGTAGACCATGGCGGCCGCAGCGACCAGCAGGGCCACCCCGAGCGAGGTCTTGACCACTGCCTGCACGTCGCCGGAGTTGCCCAGCGCCCGCAGCACCAGCACCCCGACGAACGCACTCGGCACCGAGCCGACCATGAGCCACCGCACCAGCGGCCACTGGATGGTGCCGCGCCGCATGTGCACCC harbors:
- a CDS encoding sulfite exporter TauE/SafE family protein — its product is MDVLVVLAGLIVGFVVGLTGMGGGALMTPVLVLLFGITPLAAVSSDLVAAAVMKPVGSWVHMRRGTIQWPLVRWLMVGSVPSAFVGVLVLRALGNSGDVQAVVKTSLGVALLVAAAAMVYKAYTGMVARVRREAAARRGEEVIEPEDVPIVVRPLPTVLIGAAGGLIVGMTSVGSGSLIIIALIALYPSLTANRLVGTDLVQAVPLVASAALGHVLFGDFQFDLTASLLLGSIPGVYLGAQLSSRAPGWLIRRALAVVLLASGLKLLDLPTMHLGLVIALAVVLGPLVWAAVRQREGERADRDGDPAVPQPVA